TCCGGCGAGACGACGTGGACACGAGCGAATTGCAATCATCCTGCGGCCCGGTCATCCTGATCGTGGAAGACCATCGTGCAGTGAGGCAGGCGCTGCGCGAGCTGATGCACGTCGCGTTCGGCGCCATCGAAGTGTTGGAGGCAGCGACCGTGAACGAGGCGCTGCGTGCGATCGACGTGCACAAGGTCGATGTCGTGCTGATGGATATCAAGCTGCCGGGCATCGACGGCGTCGCCGGCACCCGCAAGCTGCTCGAAGCTTCGCCGCGGTCGATGGTGGTGATGGTGTCCAATTTCGATGATGCGTTTCATCGTCACGCAGCAAGCCGGGCCGGGGCGAAGTGCTTCGTGACCAAGCGTGCGATCGGCAAGGAGCTCGTGCCTGCCATCGAGGCGTTGCTGGTTGCACGCGCGCCAGAGACAACCGGGCAGTGGTGGGGTGAGCCGGCCCTGGAAGACCCGGCCGGCATCCATGCACGCTCGCCGCTGGCCATCCCGCCTGCGAGCGTTGCCTGACGTGGCCACCGACTACCACCCGATGTTCGTCAACCTCGAATTGTGCGAGGCGACCCACAGCGTGCAGCAACTCGGCATCCCGCCCTGTCCGCCGCTGCTCGCCGATCTCATCCAGGAGTTGGCGCAGCCGCAGCCCGATCGCAGCTGGGTCGTGCAGCTGATCGAGCAGGACGCAAAGCTCGCGCAGGCGCTGCTAGAGGCGGTGAATTCGCCCCTGTGTGGATTGCGTCACAAGGTAACCGCAGTCCGGGGCGCGGTCACCTTCGGTGGCCTCAAGTACTGTGCCAACTTCGTGGCGGGTTTCATGCTGCGACGTGCGCTCACCGTCGTGGGCAGGTTCGAGCTGGAAGCGTTCTGGGAACGCGCCGCGGAGCGTTCGCTCGCGATCGCCTATCTCGCGCGCGAGCTCGATGTGGCCGATTTCGACGAAGCGCACACTTTCGGGCTGTTCCGCAATTGCGGAATTCCGCTCATGCTGCTCAAGCACTCCGACTACGGCGCGTGGCTCGCGAACGAGCAGGAACAGGGCAGGCTCGAGATCACGACGAGGGAGCGCGCGCGATACGGCATCGACCATGCGCTGATCGGCGGACTGCTGGCGAGAAGCTGGTGCCTGCCCATGGATATGTGGCTGCCCGTAAGCCTGCACCATGTGCGCGATGAATCGGCGCAAGCAGGCGGGCCGCAGAGCCGCTCGACCCGGCGCCTGATCGCCATCGGCGTGCTGGCCGACTGCATCACCCGGCTGCATCGCCGCCAGCGCTTGTCCGAATTCTGGGAACGCGAGGAGGCGTTCGCGTTGCAAGCTCTGGGTCTGCTACCTTCGCAACTCGCCGCACTGAGCACCGACATCGGTCTTCTGCTCGAGGCGTCTTAGTGTGGTGAATCGCAAATTCGTCGTAATTCGTCATTCCCGCGCAAGCGGGAATCCAGAACGAGACTCCGCCTGGACCCCCGCGTTCGCGGGGGTGACGAACTTCTGACTCAGGACGCTAGAGAGCCGCGCCAGTTTCCGCGAACACCGGGCTCGCCAGCAACCCGGCTGCAATCATCCATTGAGCGAGTGCATGCAGCGGCAAGGCCTTGCTCCCCCGGATCGTCCATTTCAATATAGCGCACGCGTCGTCCGCGACCGGCCGATGATGATGCCGCGTGCCGTGCCCGGAGTATCATCGCCGCTCGGCGATCGATCGGTTGCCGGCGGCAATCGTCTGTGCAGCGACGGTCAGGCCGTTTCACCGGGGAAGGCACGACAAAGGAGAGCGACATGGAGCTGGGACTGAAAGGCAAGGTGGCGATCATCACGGGCGCGACCGAGGGCATCGGCAAGGAGACGGCAAGGGTGCTGGCCCAGGAGGGCGCCAAGGTCGCGATCTGCTCGCGCCGCCCGGCTGCGGTCGAGGCCGCCGTGGCCGAACTGAAACGCACGAGCCCCGACATTCTGGGCGTGCCGTGCGATGTCGCCAAGCCCGAGGACGTCACGCGATTGGTGGAGGCGACGGCCAAGCAGTTCGGGCGCATCGACATCCTGGTGAA
The sequence above is a segment of the Betaproteobacteria bacterium genome. Coding sequences within it:
- a CDS encoding HDOD domain-containing protein, translated to MHARRWPSRLRALPDVATDYHPMFVNLELCEATHSVQQLGIPPCPPLLADLIQELAQPQPDRSWVVQLIEQDAKLAQALLEAVNSPLCGLRHKVTAVRGAVTFGGLKYCANFVAGFMLRRALTVVGRFELEAFWERAAERSLAIAYLARELDVADFDEAHTFGLFRNCGIPLMLLKHSDYGAWLANEQEQGRLEITTRERARYGIDHALIGGLLARSWCLPMDMWLPVSLHHVRDESAQAGGPQSRSTRRLIAIGVLADCITRLHRRQRLSEFWEREEAFALQALGLLPSQLAALSTDIGLLLEAS